A portion of the Poecilia reticulata strain Guanapo linkage group LG23, Guppy_female_1.0+MT, whole genome shotgun sequence genome contains these proteins:
- the fbxl14b gene encoding F-box/LRR-repeat protein 14b, translating into METHISCLFPEILAMIFSYLDVRDKGRVAQVCIAWRDASYHKSVWRGVEAKLHLRRANPSLFPSLQARGIRRVQILSLRRSLSYVIQGMPNIESLNLSGCYNLTDNGLGHAFVQEIPSLRVLNLSLCKQITDSSLGRIAQYLKNLEVLELGGCSNITNTGLLLIAWGLHRLKSLNLRSCRHVSDVGIGHLAGMTRSAAEGCLNLEYLTLQDCQKLTDLSLKHISKGLTKLRVLNLSFCGGISDAGMIHLSHMTSLWSLNLRSCDNISDTGTMHLAMGTLRLSGLDVSFCDKIGDQTLAYIAQGLYQLKSLSLCSCHISDDGINRMVRQMHELRTLNIGQCVRITDKGLELIADHLTQLVGIDLYGCTKITKRGLERITQLPCLKVLNLGLWQMTESEKVR; encoded by the coding sequence ATGGAGACGCACATTTCGTGCCTCTTCCCAGAAATTTTGGCCATGATTTTCAGCTACCTGGACGTGAGGGACAAAGGCAGGGTGGCCCAAGTGTGCATCGCTTGGAGGGATGCATCTTACCACAAGTCGGTGTGGAGGGGGGTGGAAGCCAAGCTTCACCTCCGCCGGGCAAATCCTTCCTTGTTCCCCAGCCTACAGGCCAGGGGGATCCGGAGAGTCCAGATCTTGTCCCTGCGCCGTAGCCTGAGCTATGTCATCCAGGGGATGCCGAACATAGAGTCCCTCAACCTGTCTGGCTGCTACAACCTAACAGATAACGGACTGGGCCACGCGTTTGTGCAGGAGATCCCGTCTCTAAGGGTTCTGAACCTAAGTCTCTGCAAGCAGATCACAGATTCCAGTCTAGGCAGAATCGCCCAGTACCTGAAGAACTTGGAGGTGCTGGAGCTCGGCGGCTGCAGCAACATCACAAACACCGGGCTTCTGTTGATAGCCTGGGGGCTTCACAGACTTAAGAGCCTCAATCTGAGGTCCTGCAGGCATGTCTCAGATGTAGGGATCGGACATTTGGCGGGCATGACCCGGAGTGCAGCGGAGGGCTGCTTGAACCTGGAGTACCTGACCCTCCAAGACTGTCAGAAGCTGACAGACCTGTCACTCAAGCATATCTCCAAGGGGCTTACCAAGCTGCGGGTGTTGAATCTGAGCTTCTGTGGTGGGATCTCGGATGCAGGGATGATCCACCTGTCTCACATGACCTCCCTGTGGAGCCTCAACCTGCGCTCCTGTGACAACATCAGTGACACAGGAACTATGCACCTTGCGATGGGCACCCTTCGGCTCTCCGGGCTGGACGTCTCCTTTTGCGACAAGATTGGGGACCAGACCCTCGCGTACATTGCTCAGGGACTGTACCAGCTCAAGTCCTTGTCCCTGTGCTCCTGCCACATCTCAGATGACGGGATAAACCGGATGGTAAGGCAGATGCACGAGCTGAGGACCCTGAACATTGGACAGTGCGTGCGCATCACAGACAAAGGGCTGGAGCTCATAGCCGACCACCTGACCCAGCTGGTGGGCATCGACCTGTATGGATGTACCAAGATCACCAAGAGGGGACTGGAGCGAATCACGCAGCTCCCCTGCCTTAAAGTGTTGAACCTGGGACTCTGGCAGATGACGGAGAGTGAGAAAGTGAGGTGA